In one window of Fibrobacter sp. DNA:
- the ribF gene encoding riboflavin biosynthesis protein RibF: MKILTLAEKPGPEMSSVVSVGNFDGVHRGHQALIKEMVRRAKQEKKNSVVITFEPHTRAVLFPELPQVLLTTFEEKAALIERLGVDYILKIPFDAEFSRLTPEEFVKQVLIDRLHAEEWVLGEGHAVGRDRAGGKKFLREVMSKYHIKIFTADLLSQEDLIISSTQIRGLITEGRLAEAVKMLGHPYLISAQRSQGLRLGSQLGFPTLNFKRPPSLKVLPPPGVCAAELEFKGNLLTGALYYGECPTFTHREAHLEFHALEMSGEVPETGETAHLWVSDYIRGDRKFSNADELVRQMKQDINKIRNFFSQEKRRWL, from the coding sequence GTGAAGATTCTTACTCTGGCGGAAAAACCCGGCCCGGAGATGTCAAGTGTGGTGAGCGTGGGGAATTTCGACGGTGTTCACCGTGGTCACCAGGCATTGATCAAAGAGATGGTAAGGCGGGCAAAGCAGGAGAAAAAAAACAGCGTCGTGATAACTTTTGAGCCCCACACCAGAGCTGTACTCTTTCCGGAACTGCCCCAGGTTCTTCTTACTACATTTGAGGAAAAAGCAGCACTCATAGAGCGCCTTGGAGTCGATTATATCCTGAAAATTCCCTTTGATGCTGAATTCAGCAGATTGACTCCGGAGGAATTTGTCAAACAAGTACTGATTGATAGACTTCATGCTGAGGAATGGGTTCTCGGAGAAGGGCATGCGGTAGGCAGAGACAGAGCCGGTGGAAAGAAATTTTTGCGTGAAGTAATGAGCAAATACCATATTAAAATATTTACCGCGGATTTACTGAGTCAGGAAGATCTGATTATTTCCTCGACACAGATTCGTGGATTGATTACTGAAGGCCGTCTGGCGGAAGCAGTAAAGATGCTTGGGCATCCGTACCTGATCTCCGCACAACGGTCACAGGGATTGAGATTAGGCTCACAGCTTGGCTTTCCAACCCTCAATTTTAAAAGGCCGCCTTCGCTGAAAGTATTACCGCCGCCTGGGGTTTGTGCTGCCGAACTGGAGTTTAAAGGAAACCTGCTTACCGGGGCCCTTTATTACGGAGAATGCCCCACATTCACTCATCGCGAAGCGCATCTTGAGTTTCACGCTCTTGAGATGAGTGGTGAGGTTCCGGAAACAGGAGAAACAGCTCATCTCTGGGTCTCCGATTATATCAGGGGGGACCGGAAGTTTTCAAATGCAGATGAGCTTGTAAGGCAAATGAAGCAGGATATCAACAAAATTCGGAATTTTTTTTCACAGGAGAAACGTCGATGGCTTTGA